Genomic DNA from Ilyobacter polytropus DSM 2926:
CCAATACCACAAATACTATCCTTCCCCCGTCAAGAGCTGGAAATGGAAGTAAATTAAATATTCCTATATTTACCGAAAGTAAGGCAGTCAGCCATACAAGAAGTGAAGCTCCGCCCTTTGAGGCCTCACCCACGACTTTTATCATCCCAACTGGACCGGTTATATCGTCAGCCTTTACCCTACCTGTAACAAGGAGTTTTAGTCCGCTTATTATTTGAATAAATAAATCCTTAAAAACTCCTCCTGCGACTTTAAAACTTTCTATAATCCCATATTTTTCAACACTGTATTCAGGCAGTATTCCTAGTAGCGGCTGGTCTCTACCAGGTTCATATATAGGTTCTACCAAAAAGCTCTTCTCTTCTCCGTCCCTAATAACTTCTATCTTTAAAGGGGTCTCCCCAGCTTCTTCCTTAATTATCGTACTTATATCATCCCAGTCAACAATCTCCCTGTCATTTATTTCAAAGATTCTATCTCCCTCAAGAATAAGCTCATAAGCATTAGAGGTCTCCATTATGCCCCCTATTACTGCCTCCTCACTTTGAATCATCTTCCCAGTGGAAACCACCATAAAATATATTATAACCAAGGCAAGAGAGAAGTTCATAAATACCCCTGCAAAAAGAACTATGAAACGTGAAAAAGGGGATTTAGTGTTGAAGCCGTCTTCGACTTCACTA
This window encodes:
- the rseP gene encoding RIP metalloprotease RseP; the protein is MNVLITIIILGIIIFIHELGHFMAAKFFKMPVSEFSIGMGPKLYSYEGIETTYSVRAIPVGGFVNIEGMEVDSEVEDGFNTKSPFSRFIVLFAGVFMNFSLALVIIYFMVVSTGKMIQSEEAVIGGIMETSNAYELILEGDRIFEINDREIVDWDDISTIIKEEAGETPLKIEVIRDGEEKSFLVEPIYEPGRDQPLLGILPEYSVEKYGIIESFKVAGGVFKDLFIQIISGLKLLVTGRVKADDITGPVGMIKVVGEASKGGASLLVWLTALLSVNIGIFNLLPFPALDGGRIVFVVLELIGVTVNKKLEERLHMAGMIVLIGLILFITMNDVFNLISN